GGCAGATTACATAACATTTGCCGCTATAAAGATGAGTTTGCTTTAAAACTTGCAGAAGCTGCAGATAAATTTATAGTATACAGGAAGTCTACCAACGCTAAGACAATAATAGCCGGATACCCCTGGTTCACTGACTGGGGAAGAGATGCCATGATTGCATTGCCTGGCTTGACACTTCCAACCGGCAGGATAAATGATGCCAAAGAAATCCTATATACATTTTCAAAATATGAAAAGGACGGACTAATTCCAAATATGTTTCCCGATGAAGACCATGAGCCTTTGTACAACACGGTGGATGCATCTCTGTGGTATTTGGAGGCAATAAATAAATATCTGTCTTACACTGAAGATTATGAATTTGTATCAGAATATTTGTACAATAGCGCAAAAAGTATAGTAGAACATTATATTAAAGGTACACTTTATAATATAAAAATGGACGATGACGGGCTTATAACTGCCGGTGACAAGAATACACAGCTGACCTGGATGGATGCTAAGGTAGGAGATGTGGTTATTACCCCAAGATGTGGAAAAACTGTCGAAGTAAATGCCTTATGGTACAATGGGTTAAGGATATTGGATTTTCTCCAGAACAAGTTTGAAAAAACTACTGAAGGATACTATGGACAGCTTGCAGAAAAAGTAAAAGATTCATTTATTAAGACTTTCTGGAATGAAGAAGATCAATGCCTTTATGATTATGTGTCAGGCAATTACAAAAACACCGATATAAGGCCAAACCAGATATTTGCCGTGAGCCTTTCTTACCCTGTAATTCAAGGAGACCTAGCTGCAAAAATCATAGACAAAGTATTAAGGGAACTTTATACTCCATATGGTCTTAGAAGTTTATCTGTCAAGTCTTCTAATTATAAGGGTATATATACCGGAGATCAGTATAATAGGGATAGTGCCTATCATCAGGGAACAGTATGGACATGGCCTCTTGGCCATCTCATAAGTGCTTTCAGGAAAGTGTATGGAAAAAATGAAACTTATATGGAACTTGTCCATTATTTATTAAAACCTTTTGAAGAACATCTTAGAGATGGATGCGCAGGAAATATTTCAGAAATTTTTGACGGAGACCATCCCCATAGGCCAAAAGGATGCATTGCCCAGGCATGGAGTGTAGCCGAAATATTGAGGGTATACTATGAAGGGAGGTAAAAAAATTGTCTTTCTCATCTTCAATAAAAAATGAATTGTGTAGAATTGAAAGCCAGGAAAACTGCTGTTATGCTGCTGAATTGGCTGCAGTTGTTAAAATTAGCGGTGAAGTTAAGTCATATGGCAATGATAATTTTAAGATTAGAATAGTAACAGAAAATGCAGCTTTTGCCCGCAGGGTATATTCAATTGTGAAGATGCTTTTTGGCATTCATCCTGAGATCACAATAAGACGGAATAAAAAATTAAATAAGAAAATTTCCTATATATTGGTTATGATAGTAGGGAAAAGTGTTGAAGATTGGTCTCAAAATAATTGCTGTATGAGAGCATTTCTTAGAGGAGCTTTTCTGGGCGGAGGATCGGTAAGTGATCCTGAAAAAACATATCACCTGGAAATAACCTGCAAGAATCAGAAATTTGCCATTGAAGTGAAAGAAATTATGGAAAAATTTAGTTTAAGCCCGAAGATAATAAAAAGGAAATCCAACTATGTCACATATTTAAAAGAAGGTGAAAACATAGTTGATTTTCTTAATATTATTGGTGCTCACAATGCTCTGCTGAAAATGGAAAATATAAGAATAATGAAAGATATGAGAAACAGTATTAACCGGATAGTGAATTGTGAAACAGCTAATTTAGATAAGACTATAAATGCCTCATTAAGGCAGATTGAAAATATAAATTATATTAAAGATACCGTTGGACTGGATAATATTCCTGCTAGTCTGAAGGAAATTGCAGAATTAAGATTAGAATACAGTGAGGCCAGCCTTAAAGAACTTGGTGAAATGTTAACTCCCCCTATTGGAAAATCGGGAGTCAATCACAGACTACGCAAACTAGATAAAATTGCAGAAGATTTGAGAAACGGCAAGTATCTCTAAGTATTATTTTCCTTTTTGTCAGATTATGTTGATAAATTAATTATATTCTACAAAACCTTACATAATTCTATGAAGGGAAATTTTTCTTGTTGAAGAACTATATATAATATATTTATTTTTTTATTATGCATTAACATTAGTTGGTAAGGGAGAGGGTAATCTTGACAGTTAAATTTACCCGTAAAGGTGCTGTATTGATAGTTAAAGTATATGGTGAACTGGACCATCATACTGCAGAATATTTTAGACAGAAAATTGATTCTGAGATAGTTAAATCAACTACCAGGGATATCATATTTGATTTTTCCAAACTGGATTTTATGGACAGTTCAGGTATTGGTGTGTTGATGGGAAGATACAAAAACCTTATTCAGCTAAAGGGCAGGGCAGCTATAGTAAATCCAAACAAACAAATAAGGCGTATTCTAGAAATGTCAGGTATCCTAAAAATTATGAAGGCTTATAACACCAATGAAGAGGCTTTAGAAGAATTTAACATAGAGTAACTATTTATTATCCAGAGGGAGAGAATAATGATGCAGCCAATAAATGAAATGAAACTGGAATTCATAAGCAAGTCAAGTAATGAATCTTTTGCCAGGGTTGTTGCTGCGGCATTTGTGTCCCAGCTTGACCCTACCATTGAAGAGCTTTCTGATATAAAAACAGCTGTTTCTGAAGCAGTTACTAATGCTATAATACATGGATATGAAAATACAACAGGAATAATAAAGATGATTTGTAAATTATATCCAGATAGTGTTATAATATCAGTGATTGATGAAGGAAAAGGAATTGAAAATATAGAACTTGCAAGACAACCTTTATATACTTCTAAACCTGAACTAGAAAGATCAGGAATGGGATTTACAGTTATGGAGAGTTTTATGGATGAAGTAGAAGTAATATCCCAGCCTGGAAAAGGAACAACTGTAACTATGTATAAATCCTTTGGTACAAAAGACAAGGGTAATAAAAACAATACTTAGAGAGGTTCGTAGAAATATGAGTGAATATTCAGAAGCTGAAAAGGATACGAACAAAGCCATAAATAAAGATAAGGAAACAATTGAATTAATAAAAAGAGCAAAAGCCGGAGATAAGGAGGCTCAGGCCATCCTTGTTGAAAACAATATGGGATTGGTCTGGAGTATTGTCAGAAGATTTAATAACAGGGGATATGAAGCAGAAGATCTGTTTCAGATCGGATGCATAGGCCTTATAAAAGCAATTAAAAAGTTTGATTATTCCTTTGAAGTAAAGTTTTCTACATATGCAGTGCCTATGATTATAGGTGAAATTAAAAGATTCATCCGGGATGACGGAATGATAAAAGTCAGCCGTTCTTTAAAAGAAATATCAAATAAAGCAAGAATTACAAAAGAATTAATGAGCAAAGAATTAGGAAGGGAACCCACAATTGGTGAAATGTCAGAAAGAATGAATATCCCTCCTGAAGATATTGTAATGGCTTTAGAAGCAAGTTATACTCCCGAATCATTATATAACACCATCGGAGATGGAGACAATTCCCCATTAATGCTCATTGACAGGCTTAATAATGATGACAGTTCCAGTGAAACCGAGCTGATTGATAAAATTGCTATCAGGCAAATACTTGAATCCCTGAATTCAAGAGAAAGGCAGATAATATTTCTAAGATATTTTAAAGAGAAGACACAGGTTCAGATAGCGAAAATGCTTCAAATTTCTCAGGTGCAAGTTTCAAGGATCGAAAAGAAGATTCTTCAAGAAATAAAGAATAAAATCAATTCAAATTAGCCTGTCCTGAATATTTTCTTTTCATTTTCTAATAATAAATAATAAAAAATAACTTATAAATTTATTTTCAAACCATCTAATACTTATTGGAGTGCTTATCATATGCACATTGCCAGAATATATCTATTTTGATGGTATTTATGGTTTGTATTTGTATTAGAAAGAGAGGTGCGTAATTTGATCAGCATTTCCAGAAAACAAAGTATTGTCATAGCTTTTATAGCTATCATAATTTTAGCGTATATAGTGTGGGTTATTATATCAAAGCAGAATTTGGACAAGATACCTTCAAGAGGGGTCTTTGTATAGTAAATTCTTTTAGTATATATTTAGCGAAGCGTAAATTAATATCAAGTATAGATTAAGCAAAGAAACTTTTGAGGAGGATAATATGCAAAATATTATGACAAAAGATGAATATA
Above is a genomic segment from Clostridiaceae bacterium containing:
- a CDS encoding glycogen debranching protein, with product MKYGLADWTTFERGIEKEWLLTNGIGGFASSTIICANTRRYHGLLVASLNPPVQRHLILSKIDESVEIGNNKYNLYSFKTPDFIMDGYKYLQRVEVNNIPHFFYNVEDVFIEKIICMVYGENTTGVLYRIVNGSSRIKIKLAPLVNFRNYHHNSNKSHMSFSTLAESDFVLIKPDNYDINIQIYCNAGKFIDTKDNWFINMEYPIEKERGLPCTEDHYVPGFFELDIEPRETREISIVATTEIKPAYLYMQDIICNEEKRIGRLHNICRYKDEFALKLAEAADKFIVYRKSTNAKTIIAGYPWFTDWGRDAMIALPGLTLPTGRINDAKEILYTFSKYEKDGLIPNMFPDEDHEPLYNTVDASLWYLEAINKYLSYTEDYEFVSEYLYNSAKSIVEHYIKGTLYNIKMDDDGLITAGDKNTQLTWMDAKVGDVVITPRCGKTVEVNALWYNGLRILDFLQNKFEKTTEGYYGQLAEKVKDSFIKTFWNEEDQCLYDYVSGNYKNTDIRPNQIFAVSLSYPVIQGDLAAKIIDKVLRELYTPYGLRSLSVKSSNYKGIYTGDQYNRDSAYHQGTVWTWPLGHLISAFRKVYGKNETYMELVHYLLKPFEEHLRDGCAGNISEIFDGDHPHRPKGCIAQAWSVAEILRVYYEGR
- the whiA gene encoding DNA-binding protein WhiA, whose protein sequence is MSFSSSIKNELCRIESQENCCYAAELAAVVKISGEVKSYGNDNFKIRIVTENAAFARRVYSIVKMLFGIHPEITIRRNKKLNKKISYILVMIVGKSVEDWSQNNCCMRAFLRGAFLGGGSVSDPEKTYHLEITCKNQKFAIEVKEIMEKFSLSPKIIKRKSNYVTYLKEGENIVDFLNIIGAHNALLKMENIRIMKDMRNSINRIVNCETANLDKTINASLRQIENINYIKDTVGLDNIPASLKEIAELRLEYSEASLKELGEMLTPPIGKSGVNHRLRKLDKIAEDLRNGKYL
- the spoIIAA gene encoding anti-sigma F factor antagonist; the encoded protein is MTVKFTRKGAVLIVKVYGELDHHTAEYFRQKIDSEIVKSTTRDIIFDFSKLDFMDSSGIGVLMGRYKNLIQLKGRAAIVNPNKQIRRILEMSGILKIMKAYNTNEEALEEFNIE
- a CDS encoding anti-sigma F factor, with protein sequence MQPINEMKLEFISKSSNESFARVVAAAFVSQLDPTIEELSDIKTAVSEAVTNAIIHGYENTTGIIKMICKLYPDSVIISVIDEGKGIENIELARQPLYTSKPELERSGMGFTVMESFMDEVEVISQPGKGTTVTMYKSFGTKDKGNKNNT
- the sigF gene encoding RNA polymerase sporulation sigma factor SigF; translated protein: MSEYSEAEKDTNKAINKDKETIELIKRAKAGDKEAQAILVENNMGLVWSIVRRFNNRGYEAEDLFQIGCIGLIKAIKKFDYSFEVKFSTYAVPMIIGEIKRFIRDDGMIKVSRSLKEISNKARITKELMSKELGREPTIGEMSERMNIPPEDIVMALEASYTPESLYNTIGDGDNSPLMLIDRLNNDDSSSETELIDKIAIRQILESLNSRERQIIFLRYFKEKTQVQIAKMLQISQVQVSRIEKKILQEIKNKINSN